The following proteins are co-located in the Fusobacteria bacterium ZRK30 genome:
- a CDS encoding HD domain-containing protein, giving the protein MNRKLIIEKTKEFVKMKLEGEGSGHDWWHIVRVFNNALDIAKKEKPLYEGNIDIFVVELGALLHDIADHKFGYTDEDRKDIITNFLLELGVENKIIDHVIYITNNISFKGGKNKHKMETIEGEIVQDADRLDAIGAIGIGRTFAYGGYKKRVMYDPDCKLDIKEKGDTISHFYEKLLLLKEKMNTKTGYKKAQNRHRVMEEFLENFHSEWNGEK; this is encoded by the coding sequence ATGAATAGAAAATTGATCATAGAAAAAACTAAAGAATTTGTTAAGATGAAGTTAGAAGGGGAAGGATCTGGACATGATTGGTGGCATATTGTAAGGGTATTTAACAACGCACTGGATATAGCTAAGAAGGAAAAGCCACTATATGAGGGGAATATAGATATTTTCGTGGTTGAATTAGGAGCCCTCCTCCACGATATAGCAGATCATAAATTTGGATATACCGATGAAGACAGAAAAGATATCATAACTAATTTCTTGCTGGAATTAGGAGTAGAGAATAAAATAATAGATCATGTCATTTATATAACTAATAATATCTCTTTTAAGGGAGGAAAAAATAAACACAAGATGGAAACTATCGAAGGTGAGATAGTCCAGGATGCAGACAGATTAGATGCCATAGGAGCCATAGGGATAGGGAGAACTTTTGCGTATGGAGGGTATAAAAAAAGAGTTATGTATGACCCGGATTGTAAGCTCGATATAAAGGAAAAGGGAGATACAATAAGTCATTTTTATGAGAAATTGCTGCTCCTGAAGGAGAAGATGAATACTAAAACAGGATATAAAAAAGCCCAGAATAGGCACAGGGTAATGGAAGAATTTTTAGAAAATTTTCATTCTGAATGGA
- the deoC gene encoding deoxyribose-phosphate aldolase has product MEINKYIDHTVLKATTTEADIIKLCKEAREYNFFSVCVNGSYVPLAKKELEGSDVKIAAVIGFPLGAMSKDAKIFETKKCIEDGADEIDMVLNVGFLKDGKFDEVESEIRGIKEAMGTHVLKVIHENCYLTDAEKRKACELSVSAGADFVKTSTGFGTGGSTFEDVALMKEVVGDKAEIKAAGGVRDIETAMRYIEMGVTRLGTSSGVSLVSTGKAKEGEY; this is encoded by the coding sequence ATGGAAATAAATAAGTATATAGATCATACAGTATTAAAGGCAACGACTACAGAGGCAGATATAATTAAATTATGTAAGGAAGCTCGTGAATATAACTTCTTTTCAGTATGTGTAAACGGGTCTTATGTACCTTTAGCTAAGAAAGAATTAGAGGGATCAGATGTAAAAATTGCTGCAGTAATAGGTTTCCCTTTAGGAGCTATGTCTAAAGATGCAAAAATATTTGAAACTAAAAAATGTATTGAAGATGGAGCAGATGAGATCGACATGGTACTTAATGTCGGGTTCTTAAAAGACGGTAAATTTGACGAGGTAGAATCTGAAATCAGAGGAATAAAGGAAGCTATGGGAACTCATGTATTAAAAGTTATCCATGAAAACTGTTATTTAACAGATGCTGAAAAAAGAAAAGCTTGTGAGCTTTCTGTAAGTGCAGGAGCGGATTTCGTAAAGACTTCTACAGGATTTGGAACAGGAGGATCTACGTTTGAAGATGTAGCTCTTATGAAGGAAGTAGTAGGAGATAAAGCAGAGATAAAGGCTGCTGGTGGAGTAAGAGATATAGAAACTGCTATGAGATATATTGAGATGGGAGTAACTAGATTAGGAACATCTTCTGGTGTAAGCTTAGTAAGTACAGGGAAAGCAAAAGAAGGAGAATACTAA
- a CDS encoding thymidine phosphorylase yields the protein MRIVDIIQKKREKEILTDEEIRFLLENYQAGEVPDYQIASFLMAVYFNGMTTEELKVFTETMIDSGDTIDFPGVEKFLIDKHSTGGVGDKTTIALAPIFGALGMGTAKLSGKGLGHTGGTIDKFESIKGFKFSNSKEELIKIVNETGTGLMGQADTIVPLDKKLYALRDVTATVSSIPLIASSIMSKKLAVHADAIILDVKVGSGAFMKDLAEARKLAQTMYDLGKAFDRNIVCMLTNMDEPLGNAVGNSLEIVEAVETLKGNGPEDFTYLVEVLGAQALILKGDVKTLEEGIEKVKEVIKNGKALEMLKKFVKGSGGNPDICDDYSLLNIATETFEFNVEESGYIKHIDAEKIGKAAMMLGAGRATKEDIIDHSVGLIMHKKVGDQFETGEAILTLYHQNNMRDEIIETLRGAFVFSKEKVEKIPTILDMIG from the coding sequence ATGAGAATAGTTGACATTATCCAAAAGAAAAGGGAAAAAGAAATTTTAACCGATGAGGAAATAAGATTTTTATTAGAAAATTATCAGGCGGGAGAAGTACCTGATTATCAAATTGCATCTTTTTTAATGGCTGTTTACTTTAACGGGATGACGACAGAGGAATTGAAGGTATTTACAGAAACTATGATAGATTCAGGAGATACAATAGATTTTCCTGGTGTGGAGAAATTCTTGATAGACAAACATTCTACAGGAGGGGTAGGAGATAAGACAACTATCGCTTTAGCTCCTATATTTGGTGCTCTGGGAATGGGAACAGCGAAATTATCTGGTAAGGGGCTGGGTCATACTGGTGGAACTATAGATAAATTTGAATCGATCAAAGGGTTTAAATTCAGCAATTCAAAGGAAGAGTTGATAAAGATAGTAAATGAAACAGGAACAGGACTTATGGGACAGGCAGACACAATAGTTCCTTTGGATAAAAAACTTTATGCGTTGAGAGATGTTACGGCTACTGTATCGAGTATTCCACTTATTGCCAGCTCTATAATGAGTAAAAAACTGGCAGTTCATGCAGATGCAATAATTTTAGATGTAAAGGTAGGATCCGGAGCATTTATGAAGGATCTTGCTGAGGCACGTAAATTAGCCCAGACAATGTATGATTTAGGGAAGGCATTTGATAGAAATATCGTATGTATGCTTACTAATATGGATGAACCATTGGGAAATGCAGTAGGGAACTCACTAGAAATAGTAGAAGCTGTAGAAACTCTAAAAGGGAACGGCCCGGAAGATTTCACTTACCTGGTAGAAGTATTGGGAGCTCAGGCGCTTATCTTAAAAGGTGATGTAAAAACATTGGAAGAAGGTATCGAAAAGGTAAAAGAAGTTATAAAAAATGGGAAAGCTCTTGAGATGCTGAAAAAATTCGTAAAAGGAAGCGGCGGAAATCCAGATATCTGTGATGACTATTCGTTACTTAATATAGCTACTGAAACTTTTGAATTTAATGTAGAAGAAAGTGGATATATAAAGCATATAGATGCTGAAAAAATAGGTAAGGCTGCAATGATGTTGGGAGCAGGAAGAGCTACAAAGGAAGATATAATCGATCATTCAGTTGGATTGATAATGCATAAAAAAGTAGGAGATCAATTTGAGACAGGAGAAGCTATTTTAACTCTATACCATCAAAACAATATGAGAGATGAGATCATAGAAACTTTAAGGGGAGCTTTTGTATTCTCTAAGGAAAAAGTAGAAAAAATACCGACAATATTAGATATGATCGGATAA